The Deltaproteobacteria bacterium genome includes the window AATGAGGCCTTGATTGGCTCCATTCAGCGGGTTATGATCGACAGGATCGATTCAGAAACGGGGATGATTTGCGGGCGCACCCAAGCCCACGCTCCGGAAGTTGACGGGGTCGTGCACATCGGCCCCACTGAGAAGGAACTCGCACCCGGATCGATGCTAGACATCAGAATTACTTCCGCCCTGGACTACGACCTGATTGGTGAGCAAACCCATGGCAACTAAAGTCGACCCCGAAAAAGAAAAAAAACAACGCCGCGACCTCCTAGAAAAAGAAAAAAAACAACGCCGCGACTTCCTAGAAAAAGAAAAAAAACAACGCCGCGACTTCCTAAAACAGGCCTCTCTCATGTTAAACGGCATGAAAAAGCAGCTGATGAAGGAAATGCAGGGCCGCGTCAAAGGCGAAACCGAAGGCCTCAAAGACGAGGGCCGCGACACCTACGACTTGGCCAGCGACGAGCGCGATCGCGAAATCAATTTTATCCTAAACGACCGCGAGCGCGAGAAGCTGCTGGCCATCGACGAAGCCCTGCAGCGGATCAAAGAAAAGTCCTACGGGATCTGTGAGAGCTGCGAAGGAGAGATTCAGCTAGGCCGCCTGAAGGTCTTACCCTTCACCCGTCTCTGCGTCAAATGCCAGGAAGAAAACGAGAAAGAAAGCAAACGGCAGAAGACCCTCGAGGATGAACGGGGTTATCGCAAGCTGGTGGTCAATGACTTCGAAGAAGAGGGGTTTTAGAACGATATTTCTGTAACCGAGTCAAAGCGGCTATCAATAAAAAGGGGGCAAGGTTGTGAAACCTGCCCCCTTTTCTATTAAAACTATAAACCTTATTCGCCCTTGGCCGGAACCTAGCCCGAATTATTCATGCGACCGGGAAAACCCATGACACTGTGTCGATCGAAGTGGAACTCTGGAGGAGCGACAATCTCAGTCGCTTGGTCTCGGCATAACTCACTATTTTCACTTGTTTGAGTTTGATGTAACCTACTCAGGTACTAGGCCCTGCTGACAGAAATATGGAGACAACCACTATGACTGAGATAAGAGTTGTCATCGCCGATGACCATGCGCTGTTCCGCGACGGATTGCGCAAGATTCTTGCCCTGGAAAAAGACATCTTGGTCGTAGGCGAAGCCGCCAATGGCGACGAGGCGACCAAAGTCGCAGAGCGCACAAAACCCGATGTCCTGCTCTTGGATTTGAAAATGCCCAAAGGTGAGCTTGTGCAAAACTTGCTCGACGTCACGGCGCGCACGCCGGCCACCCGAGTCGTAGTCTTAACCGCGTTTTCCGACGACGAGAACGTTCTCAACGCCGCTAAGAGCGGCGCGAAAGGCTATGTCTCGAAGGGCGTTCCCTCGGCGACACTGGTGCAAGCGATCAAGAGTGTCCACGGCGGGAGTCCATGGATCGACAAGGAAATTCCCTCATGGGAAACTTTCCTGGAAATCGCCAGCGGCCAAACCGAGGCTCGCCCCATGCCGACGCCGCGCACGGACAACGCCATCGGCACCTTAACTAAAAGGGAGCTGGAAATTCTCCGCCTGGTCGCTGAGGGTCTGACCAACGAAGAGATCGGCAAAAAAATCTTCATCAGCGAGAAGACCGTCAAAACCCATTTGACCAACATTTTCGACAAGCTGAAAGTCAATAACCGCTTTAAGGCGGCCTTAATGCTGCGTGGTCGGACGACTCACTAGTCGGGAGTGCGTCGACCATGGCGAGCGACATCAAGACCCCACTCGAAGAAGGCTGGATCATCGAGCGCGAGAAGGCGCTCGCGTGGCTGCGGCTGGCCTTTGCCATACTGGCGGTGATTGTCATCCAACTCAATCCATCGCGGGTCGCGCGCTTCCCGGCGCTGTCAACTTTTTCTCTGGCAACGTTTCTGCTCTACAGCACCTCGATATTGTACCTCCTCCGCAAAAACCGGGTGAGATCGACTCGCCTCATCCTCGTGACCACGCCCCTCGATGTGCTTTGGATCGCGCTGATCGTGCTCTCCACCGGCGGCTCACGCACGCCGTTTTTCACGTATTATTCTTTCCCGGTCATCAGCGCGAGCCTGCGCTGGGGCATCAAGGGAAGTCTGCCGGTGGCATTCACCGGCGTCGCCATCTATTTCACCATTCGTTTAACTTTGCGGGCAGAGTCGGGCGGCGAGCCGATCGGCATCGACACCGTTGTCGTGCG containing:
- a CDS encoding TraR/DksA family transcriptional regulator gives rise to the protein MLNGMKKQLMKEMQGRVKGETEGLKDEGRDTYDLASDERDREINFILNDREREKLLAIDEALQRIKEKSYGICESCEGEIQLGRLKVLPFTRLCVKCQEENEKESKRQKTLEDERGYRKLVVNDFEEEGF
- a CDS encoding response regulator transcription factor — encoded protein: METTTMTEIRVVIADDHALFRDGLRKILALEKDILVVGEAANGDEATKVAERTKPDVLLLDLKMPKGELVQNLLDVTARTPATRVVVLTAFSDDENVLNAAKSGAKGYVSKGVPSATLVQAIKSVHGGSPWIDKEIPSWETFLEIASGQTEARPMPTPRTDNAIGTLTKRELEILRLVAEGLTNEEIGKKIFISEKTVKTHLTNIFDKLKVNNRFKAALMLRGRTTH